A part of Paenibacillus donghaensis genomic DNA contains:
- a CDS encoding mismatch-specific DNA-glycosylase produces the protein MEEVPDHLDHGLQIVFVGFNPSLLSGELGHHYANLRNNFWRILHQSGLTPRLYEAAEDGELLKLGYGFTNIVSRPTRGAEDITREEYNEGRELLRGKLEQYRPEITCFVGKGVYTEFSRRKQADWGFQESSDPVVDGVKEFVAPSSSGLVRMPMPRIVGIYRELSDYIREHMPLS, from the coding sequence ATGGAGGAAGTGCCGGATCATCTGGATCACGGACTGCAGATCGTATTTGTCGGCTTCAATCCCAGCTTGCTCTCCGGCGAGCTGGGACATCATTACGCTAACCTGCGCAACAACTTCTGGAGAATTCTGCACCAATCAGGGCTGACGCCGCGATTGTATGAGGCTGCAGAGGATGGCGAGTTGTTGAAGCTGGGCTATGGCTTCACGAATATCGTCTCCCGGCCGACGCGGGGGGCGGAGGATATTACACGTGAGGAGTATAATGAGGGACGTGAACTGCTCCGTGGGAAGCTGGAGCAATACCGCCCGGAGATCACTTGCTTCGTGGGCAAAGGCGTGTATACCGAATTCAGCCGCAGGAAGCAGGCGGATTGGGGGTTTCAGGAGTCTTCCGATCCGGTGGTGGATGGGGTTAAAGAGTTCGTCGCACCGTCCTCCAGCGGGCTGGTGCGGATGCCGATGCCGCGCATCGTGGGGATTTACCGCGAGCTGTCTGATTATATCCGGGAGCATATGCCGCTGTCCTGA
- a CDS encoding MraY family glycosyltransferase, whose product MVSFFIVYLLIPPLGRLAFRLDFVDKPRQDVERKIHREPIPLTASYAIFLGFFITYLLFARDFSMETVALFAGGVLLLTIGTVDDWYKTKGKDFPALPKLVVQVSAAILVYLSGNAFTGFYNPFSGDYIILPVVLSFLLTIIWIFGVTTVINFSDGMDGLAGGLTAISAVTLFVVALAKGQSASAIMAISLVGVTIAYLRYNKPPAKIFMGDAGATFLGFILAVIALDGAFKQATVLSLFIPILALGVPIFDNIFVVIRRFVQGKSIYQADATQVHYRLLRAGLNQKQVVAVLCLISLCLSLSSIILLLIQT is encoded by the coding sequence TTGGTGTCTTTTTTTATCGTCTATCTGTTGATCCCTCCGCTTGGCAGACTGGCCTTCAGGCTTGATTTCGTGGACAAGCCCCGGCAGGATGTGGAACGCAAAATACATAGAGAACCCATTCCCCTTACAGCCAGCTATGCCATCTTTCTTGGCTTCTTCATTACCTACCTGCTGTTCGCACGCGACTTCTCCATGGAGACGGTAGCCTTGTTCGCGGGTGGTGTGCTGCTGCTAACCATTGGCACGGTAGATGACTGGTACAAAACCAAAGGCAAGGACTTTCCGGCCTTGCCCAAGCTGGTGGTGCAGGTGAGCGCGGCCATTCTGGTCTATCTGTCCGGCAATGCTTTTACCGGCTTCTACAATCCGTTCTCCGGCGATTATATCATTCTGCCTGTGGTGCTGTCCTTTCTGCTGACGATTATCTGGATCTTCGGCGTGACGACGGTTATCAATTTCTCGGACGGTATGGACGGGCTGGCAGGCGGGCTGACCGCCATCTCTGCGGTTACGCTGTTCGTGGTCGCTCTGGCCAAAGGGCAATCGGCTTCGGCGATCATGGCCATTTCGCTGGTCGGAGTCACCATTGCCTATCTGCGTTATAACAAGCCGCCTGCCAAAATATTCATGGGCGACGCGGGCGCCACATTCCTCGGCTTCATTCTGGCCGTAATCGCACTGGACGGAGCCTTCAAGCAAGCTACCGTGCTATCGCTGTTCATCCCGATCCTGGCACTGGGCGTGCCGATCTTCGACAATATCTTCGTCGTGATCCGCAGATTCGTGCAGGGCAAGTCGATCTATCAGGCCGATGCCACCCAGGTGCATTACCGCCTGCTACGCGCTGGCCTGAATCAGAAGCAGGTCGTAGCCGTACTCTGCCTGATCAGCCTCTGCCTGTCCTTGTCTTCGATCATTCTGCTGCTGATCCAGACCTGA
- a CDS encoding YjjG family noncanonical pyrimidine nucleotidase, with protein MKYEIILFDADDTLFDYGLAESRALAGVFTHFGMPTGAEDYAASYQQINQALWRDLELGRISSPALRVERFNRLFTAHGLSHDPQEFSETYLRLLGEGTYLIQGAVELCAELGDCRLAIITNGIKDVQNARIGNSRLSGVFEQIVISEEAGSQKPERGIFDYAFARLGISEADKRQVLIVGDSLTSDIQGGINYGIDTCWFNPLGKKNETGLMPQYEIRSLAELLKIVN; from the coding sequence ATGAAATACGAAATCATTTTATTTGATGCCGATGATACTCTGTTTGACTATGGATTGGCTGAAAGCCGGGCGCTGGCCGGAGTGTTTACCCATTTTGGCATGCCCACCGGGGCAGAGGATTATGCAGCAAGCTACCAACAAATTAATCAGGCACTGTGGCGGGATCTGGAGCTGGGCAGAATCAGCTCGCCTGCGCTGCGGGTGGAGCGCTTCAATCGGCTGTTCACCGCTCACGGGCTGAGCCATGATCCGCAGGAGTTCAGCGAGACCTACCTGCGTCTGCTTGGAGAGGGCACCTACCTGATCCAGGGAGCCGTAGAGCTATGCGCAGAGCTTGGAGACTGCAGGCTGGCGATTATCACGAACGGGATTAAGGATGTGCAGAATGCTAGAATCGGCAACTCGCGCTTAAGCGGAGTGTTTGAGCAGATTGTGATTTCCGAGGAAGCGGGCAGCCAGAAGCCGGAGCGGGGGATTTTTGATTATGCCTTTGCCAGACTTGGGATTTCGGAAGCGGATAAACGGCAGGTGCTTATCGTGGGCGATTCCCTGACCTCGGACATTCAAGGCGGAATTAATTACGGCATTGACACCTGCTGGTTCAACCCGCTGGGCAAGAAGAACGAAACCGGTCTTATGCCGCAATACGAAATTCGTAGTCTCGCAGAGCTGTTGAAAATTGTCAATTGA
- a CDS encoding AAC(3) family N-acetyltransferase: MYTQEDLMRQLGELGIKPDGTLLVHSSFKSMGLVQGGPDTVLDALSLYMKDGLLVLPTHTWRYIRAGNPRFSVLESPCCVGILPELFRKREGVIRSWHPTHSVAALGADAEAFTRGDERWDTPCARGSAWGRLLDRKAQILLVGVDLRRNTFIHGIEEWEDIPGRLSEEPERLFTITPDGEELVVPSFRHCGLSWSEHFWKVEGVLESAGALYKGRFGMAEARVCGAAETAAVLGPMLRQNPQLFSDNEPLPGTEGLI, translated from the coding sequence ATGTATACGCAGGAAGATTTGATGAGACAACTGGGGGAGCTGGGAATTAAACCGGACGGGACATTGCTGGTGCATTCTTCCTTCAAAAGCATGGGGTTGGTCCAAGGCGGCCCGGATACGGTGCTGGATGCGCTCAGCTTGTATATGAAGGACGGTCTGCTGGTGCTGCCGACACACACCTGGAGGTACATAAGAGCGGGCAACCCGCGATTCTCTGTGCTGGAATCGCCCTGCTGTGTCGGCATTCTGCCGGAGCTGTTCCGTAAACGGGAGGGAGTGATCCGCTCGTGGCATCCCACCCACTCCGTAGCTGCACTGGGCGCAGATGCGGAGGCTTTCACGCGGGGCGACGAACGGTGGGACACGCCTTGCGCACGCGGCTCGGCATGGGGCCGGCTGCTGGACCGCAAGGCGCAGATTCTGCTGGTGGGCGTCGATTTGCGGCGGAATACCTTCATCCACGGCATTGAGGAGTGGGAGGATATCCCCGGCAGATTGTCGGAGGAGCCGGAGCGGCTCTTCACCATAACCCCTGACGGCGAAGAACTCGTCGTGCCTTCCTTCAGGCATTGCGGCCTCTCCTGGTCTGAGCATTTCTGGAAGGTGGAGGGGGTGCTGGAATCCGCTGGTGCTCTCTATAAAGGCAGGTTCGGCATGGCGGAGGCACGCGTATGCGGAGCGGCAGAGACGGCTGCTGTGCTGGGCCCGATGCTCCGGCAGAATCCGCAGCTGTTCTCGGACAATGAGCCGCTGCCGGGGACGGAAGGCTTGATTTAG
- a CDS encoding slipin family protein, with translation MFNKITITSEERGLLFKDGSYSKYLKPGTYRLSPFGEQSIHKLKLREPFMVPGKDLDLFLLDEELRGDLQVVSVADNEYVLLYEDGRFQGLLTPGKYAFWTALKNHQFVSADIRQPELPEGVNRALLGHLVQYVQSFEVAYYEVGVLYYNNVLQRELAPGRYDFWRGPVKVAVKTVDLRQQQLDMTGQEMLTEDKVSLRLNFVGQYSIVSPLRMLQIKSLEEQIYISLQLALREYVGSLKLDELLRMKQEVGTFVLERLRQQSESYGVEFHSAGVKDIILPGEVKDILNTVLLAEKKAQANLITRREETASTRSLLNTAKLMDENQTLYRLKELEFLEKISEKIGNVSLVGGGTLSERLGQLLIDGGGKKEA, from the coding sequence ATGTTTAACAAAATCACAATTACCTCGGAAGAACGGGGACTGCTGTTTAAAGACGGAAGCTATAGTAAATATCTGAAGCCGGGCACCTACCGGCTGTCTCCTTTTGGCGAACAGTCCATACATAAGCTGAAGCTGCGTGAACCTTTTATGGTACCCGGCAAGGACCTGGATCTCTTTCTGCTGGACGAAGAGCTGCGTGGGGATCTGCAGGTAGTAAGTGTCGCAGACAATGAATATGTGCTGCTCTATGAGGATGGAAGATTCCAAGGGCTCTTGACTCCAGGGAAATATGCCTTCTGGACGGCGCTCAAGAATCACCAGTTCGTGTCGGCCGATATCCGGCAGCCCGAGCTTCCCGAAGGGGTCAACCGGGCATTGCTGGGCCATCTGGTCCAATATGTGCAGAGCTTCGAGGTAGCATATTACGAAGTCGGCGTTCTCTATTACAACAATGTGCTGCAGCGTGAGCTTGCGCCTGGCAGATATGATTTCTGGCGGGGGCCTGTTAAGGTAGCTGTGAAGACAGTCGATCTGCGCCAGCAGCAGCTGGATATGACCGGCCAGGAGATGCTCACCGAAGACAAGGTCAGCCTGCGGCTGAACTTTGTAGGCCAATATTCGATTGTCAGTCCGCTGCGCATGCTGCAGATCAAATCGCTGGAAGAACAGATATATATCAGCCTGCAGCTGGCGCTGCGCGAATATGTCGGCAGCCTGAAGCTGGATGAATTGCTGCGGATGAAGCAGGAGGTCGGCACGTTTGTGCTGGAGCGTCTGCGGCAGCAGAGCGAGAGCTACGGCGTCGAATTCCACTCGGCTGGAGTGAAGGACATTATTCTGCCGGGCGAGGTCAAGGACATTCTGAACACCGTCCTGCTGGCTGAGAAAAAAGCGCAAGCCAACCTCATCACCCGCCGCGAAGAAACGGCGTCCACCCGCAGCCTGCTCAATACCGCCAAGCTGATGGATGAGAACCAGACGCTCTACCGCTTGAAGGAGCTGGAGTTCCTGGAGAAGATCAGCGAGAAAATCGGGAATGTCTCGCTGGTCGGCGGAGGTACGTTGTCGGAGCGGCTAGGCCAGCTGCTGATCGACGGTGGAGGGAAGAAGGAAGCCTAA
- a CDS encoding manganese-dependent inorganic pyrophosphatase, producing the protein MEKTLVFGHKNPDTDTICSAIAYAALKNELGWDAEPIRLGAVSGETQFALDHFGVEAPRLLEYVAGEAKQVILVDHNESQQSANDIDQVRVVEVVDHHRIANFQTAHPLYYRAEPVGCTATILNKLYKENGVAIPKAIAGLMLSAIISDSLLFKSPTCTAEDVAAAEELAQIAGVDAQSYGLELLKAGADLSDKTIAQLVSLDAKEFKMGDYKVEIAQVNAVDINDVLSRQGELEAALTSIIDEKGLDLFLFVVTDILNNDSTGLALGRVAGAVEQAYNVKLDDNKALLKGVVSRKSQIVPVLTETIAKL; encoded by the coding sequence ATGGAAAAAACATTGGTGTTTGGTCACAAAAATCCGGATACGGATACAATTTGTTCAGCAATTGCTTATGCGGCACTCAAAAATGAACTGGGCTGGGATGCCGAGCCGATCCGTCTGGGCGCAGTCAGCGGCGAAACGCAATTTGCGCTGGATCATTTCGGAGTGGAAGCTCCCCGCCTGCTGGAATATGTAGCTGGTGAAGCGAAGCAGGTCATTCTCGTTGACCATAATGAGAGCCAGCAGAGTGCTAACGATATCGATCAGGTGCGTGTGGTTGAAGTGGTTGACCATCACCGGATCGCCAATTTCCAGACCGCCCATCCCCTGTACTATCGTGCAGAGCCGGTTGGATGTACGGCTACGATTCTGAACAAGCTCTACAAAGAGAACGGCGTAGCCATCCCGAAGGCCATTGCCGGACTAATGCTGTCAGCCATCATTTCCGATTCTCTGCTGTTTAAGTCCCCTACCTGCACCGCTGAAGATGTGGCTGCTGCTGAAGAGCTGGCTCAGATTGCCGGTGTAGATGCACAGAGCTACGGCCTGGAGCTGCTGAAGGCTGGTGCCGATCTCAGCGACAAGACGATTGCCCAGCTGGTTTCCCTGGACGCCAAAGAGTTCAAGATGGGGGATTATAAGGTGGAGATCGCTCAGGTGAACGCGGTTGATATCAATGATGTACTTTCCCGCCAAGGCGAGCTGGAAGCCGCACTGACTTCTATCATTGACGAGAAGGGTCTGGATCTGTTCCTGTTCGTGGTAACGGACATTCTGAACAACGATTCGACCGGACTGGCGCTTGGCCGTGTGGCCGGAGCGGTTGAGCAGGCTTACAACGTCAAGCTTGATGACAACAAAGCCTTGCTCAAAGGTGTAGTCTCCCGCAAATCGCAGATTGTTCCTGTACTTACCGAGACTATCGCCAAGCTGTAA